Below is a genomic region from Penaeus vannamei isolate JL-2024 chromosome 18, ASM4276789v1, whole genome shotgun sequence.
GAAGATATGATATGACAGTGTGATTTTGGAATATCAATTGTGTATTAAACTGAAAATCCTTAAAATACCCTGATAGAACTCTATAAAGGCGGTGGTAGAAGCGGATACTACACTCGTATCCACAAATTTATTGAATAATGCTaaccattatgattttttttgtgtgcacATTGTATGTAACTAATGGCAGGAAGCGTTTAAATTACTCTCACTTAATTGCGTCGAATGTGAAATTTCCCACGTCATCAAGTGATGATGCTGATATTGGTTGTATTAcgggagtgagagacggagagggaggtatatatatatatatatatatatatatatatatatatatatatatatatatatatatagagagagagagagagagagagagagagagagagagagagagagagagagagagagacagacagacagacagacagacagatagacagtcagtcagtcaataagACAGTGAAACATCATGTTTATAAACTGAACGTTCTTGATGGCTGTAACACGCATGTTATAGCGTTTACAGCGATATTTGTCTGCGAATGGAGTTGCTCATGCCCGCCCTTACCCATTTAAAGACAAAGAGAGCAGACTGGCGAGGTCCCTTGCTCCAAAGAGGCGACCGGGGCTTTGGCTTCAATTAAAGCCCCAACGCGCTTGGGGCGATGGCTGCTCAGCCCGTGGGACGCCGCTCTAACGAGGCTTCCTCAGACACCCACCAATTATGAAAGATGGGTGTCGTGTCTTACGCAACAGTAGGATGGCTTTCAAGTATCTGGGGAATACGTTGCGACGCTATCTGATGATTCAGGACGAAAGGTATCAGTAAATGTGTAGCGAAAGAAACGTATAGATGCCCTGTGGCGATGCTGTAACTTTGACGTCGAGCCGTTGCTAAGCTGCGACGAGAGCGGCCAGTCCATAAACACTTCGAGTGGCTTGGACTGTACAGGCAAATATCCCATTCAAAACAGGAAACGGCGGCGCACACAGGAGAGGCGTAACACTtcgccgctccctccctctccccgctccgcTTCCCATCACACGAGTCTCTTTGAAGAAGACATTCCTCacccggcagcagcagcagcaacagcagtaacagcagcagtgcAGGCTGAGTACGCGAGGACACGCATATCCGCCTCTGTAATTGCTTGCGGTTACCGACAGTCGCCTTCTGTTTGAATGTCGCCCCAGCCTCCCCTGTTCTTAGATATAGACCTTGAGTGCCGATGAAGTCAGAAAACATGAAAACGAACAAGTAAAATGATGTCCATAAGAATAACACAAAATAAGTCATCATCTAAATTATAGTGTAGCGCCACGCGGCAAGAAACGTACCCGACTGATTCACTGAGCTATGACGTCTTCATCAGCGGCGGCAGCAGGTGGGGTGCGGGGCCTCCGCTACCCAGTGGGCCGCCAGGTACACACTTACCTGTTCCCTGTAATTGAAAGGTCGACACACGAGGGCTGGGCGACGATTAGCATGTTAGTGCATGGCGCGGACTCTGTGATACGAAGCAGGCGGCGTCAACTGCGAGAGGATAGGCCGAGTCTCCGCAGGATAAGTCTGTGGGCGGTAGGAGGCTGCTTACTTCTTCGGGCCTTTGTAGACCGCAGGTATGAGggcggagggcaagggagggagggggaggaaggtgatggagggagcaggggaaggggaaggaagggaggagggggaagaaaagaggaggaaagaaggtggaggggagagagaggaaaggacgggaggaggggggacgaaaaggaaggaggaggggatgaaatgaagaaggcgagagggggggggggcgtgtaggatggaagaggaggtaaatggaggaggtagagaggggagtagaaaaagagaggagggggtgggtgcacTCGACAGAAGGAGCGAGCCCGTGGGCGCCACacaccccgcccgcccgcccgccccctggCTGCCACACCACAATCACAGATTTCACAGCTCATAAGACGGTCTTCCGGAGGACAATACATCTTCCCCGCGCCTCTCCCTCGCGCCGCATCTTAAGGCTTTCTTAATTTCCTCCTGGAACAAACAGTAGGCCTactatgtaaaaatacatatacatacatgtatatatatatatatatatatatatatatatatatatatatatatatatatatatgtatataattttatatatatatatatatatatatatatatatatatatatatatatatatgtatatgtatgtatatatatatatatatatatatatatatatgtatatatatatatgtatatatatatatatatatataaatttatatatatatatatatatatatatatatatatatatatatttatatatgtatatttgtgtgtgtatttgtgtgtgtgtgttttgtgtgtgtgcgtgcgtgtgtttgtatgtatgcatgtatcaacTTTCAGTTAGTACgaacatttctgtctctctcctgtcctgcctttcccttctccatccctctcctcctcccgctttccCTTCCGCTCTCCTGCCCACATGCGGTTTGGTCACTTCATGGTACcaactttttgtctctctctgtttaaccTCTCGCTCTTTTGTCTtgcgataaaaaggagaagaaagggaaaattacAAAGCCACGCTACAAAGACGATGTTGTGAGAGGCGACGTGAGACGTTCGGAATTTCTTCGATTCATCTCCAAGCGATACTTCATCCCTCCCTGTGGACAGCGTTTCCTTCGAAAATATGGAACCCAGAGGCAAGATCTGCTTCTCTGGCCGTTGACATTATACATATTTTAAAGACAAAGTGGTGTTGCTTTCTACTTTTCTCAAAGCTGACCAGACAGTATTTCTTCTATTATTCCTCGCCGTAATAAAAACGGGTTGAAAAGAAACTTCAGGCGTGCTCGACAAACCACCACGAACACAAATACCGCTtgggaaaaaaaggaacacacaaaaacaagattCGCTGCTCAACCGCCTCATTAAGAAATCTTGGACCGCCGTTCACCAAACAACGTGTCCCGAGCCCGACCCGAGGCTTAAAAGACCCGAGCGGAGGACGCCGGCGGCCGCAACACCGCCTCGGCGGGGACGCGAGGACAGCGGCGCTGCTGACCGGGCGACCACGGCCGCGGCAGTGttaggcatatatgtgtatatatataaatataaatatataaatatatatatatatatatatatatatatatatatatatatatatatatatatatatatatatatatatatacatacacatctctctctctctctctctctctctctctctctctctctctctctctctctctctctctctctctctctctctctctctctctatatatatatatatatataaatatatatatatatatatatatatatatatatatatacttatatatatgtacatatatgtatacgtagatacatacatacatacatatatgtatatatatatatatatatatataaatatatatatatatgtatgtatgtatgtatatatatatacatacatttatttatacatatatatatatatatatatatatatatatatatatatatatatatacatgtatgtatatatatacatacatacatacatatatatctatctatatctatacatacatatatgtttatgtatatatatatatatatatatatatatatataaatatatatatatatatatatatatatatatatatatatatatatatatatatatatatatatatatatatatagagagagagagagagagagagagagagagagagagagagagagagagagatacacacacatacatacgtacatatatacgtacatacatacgtatatatatacatacatacatgcatgcatacataaatacatacacacacacacatatatatatgtatgtatatatatatatatacatatacatatatatatggatatatatatatatatatatatatatatatatatatatatatatatatatatatatatatacacacacacacacacacacacacacacacacacacacacacacacacacacacacacacacacaaacacacacacacacacacacacacacacacacacacatatgcatattcatatattcataaacacacacacacacggacacatacatacaaacatacacacagacacacgtgtatatatatatatatatatatatatatatatatatatatatatatatatatatatatatatatattatatatatatacataaatatatatatatatgaatatatagtatatatatatatatatatatatatatatatatatatatatatatatatatatatatatacatatatgtatgtgtgtgtgcttgtgtgtatacatatacatgtctacatgcatgtatatgtgttaatTCTCCACATAAACAATAGAAATACCATTATCTCTCCGTGTCAGGAAAAATAACTCTGAAGCCACAACATGGCCCCGAGAGCAGCTGCGCCGTCAGCAGCAGAAGCAGGACCGGCCTTCACTGCAGGCCAGCGGGGCTCccggcgggggaggtgggggaggcgagggaggcgcgggcggcggcATGCTCGGGCTGGCTCGATGACCCTGAGGCTGCAGGCCCTTCGCGGGGACAAGCGGGAGCGgcgggagagtgggtgagggtgaaggaacgGCAGTACCACGAGAGGAAGTAAGGCCTTTGAAAGAAGAGCTGGGCGGGGCTGGAAAGAAGATatgttgctaatgataatgacggcataaatgatgataattgcaataaagcAACAAAGATGATATGAGGCCAGATGCCGCTTCATCTACTGCCAAGGACAATGAAGTTGATAGATGCTACTATCTCTGCCAGTGCCTctaacactacaactactactgataAACCCGTTcctaatgaataatagtaataatcataatatgaacaccaccatcattataataacatctAGGCGACCAAGCGCTTCACTCAAGTCGAAGGCCAAGACCAGGCCCGCCGGAGGACGTGTCGAGCGGACGTCGCAGGACACCGGTTGAAAAGCTCCTGTTTTTGCCTGCGCTGGCGACGGGGAGCGGTTGCCGCGCGTTATGTCGTCTGGTTAAGGGGACCCGTGAgaaagaggggcggggggagggtgaaggataatgtggagtaaagaggagggaaggagggaatgaaggaaggcggcccgagagaggaaggaatggaagaggactTCATTTTTACGTAAAGGAGGGTTGTTGTGTGGCGGAGGCGGGGACACAGGACGCCGCCCCACGAGGCAGCAATGCTCATTATGCGTCCGTTAACGAGTTTGACGGGACGAGTGGTCAAATGGCGTCATTATTAGGCAGGACTTTCCCAAAAAGGAATCGGGGGAAAAGTGGATAAAAAGCTGGATAATAGATGTTCAGAATGTTGAGCAGTCCGCATATGTTGGCGAAGATATGCGGCAGATATGCGGTTTCTTACCCAATTAGCACTGATCGGATGACAGTGGATTCCAGAAATGGAAGGAAGATTAAAGGCAGAATGCACTGACATGTAAATGGATGCCCTTATAAAGGAAGGCAGGGCAGCATCAGggtatatgataaagataaataaaacgaataattaaaaagaaacaaatgaaatacaAATGAATAACAATGGATAATCTAGTAAAGTAAAACAGACCTGCGAAAGCTTCAGCCTCTCTGCCGGTAATTCCATGATTACTGAAATTCTACAGCGACATCGTAATTCACGAAACAGGATACAGCCCCACACATCCCCAACACCCCCGGACCCCCcactccccgccgccgccgccgcccattcCAGCAAAACACAGCCGCTGAGCCGCTCACCGAGATCCTGGGAGAGCTCAGTTACCCCGGCCTCCCTCGGCGCGAATGTGTCTTAATTAACGAGCCTCCCACGCCCTCCATTTGATCAAAATCGAGCCGCTGCCCGTCCTGTGCATGCTCCCTGTCCGCCCCGCTACGCCCGCCGCTCTACAGGTGATGAATGACGCCGCCGCCCGCAATTATTCTTACTTCCGCTCTGCCTCCGCTGATGACTCCATTAGGCCGCCCGCGACGACGCCGCGCCCACGACGCCTTGTGGGGCGGGCCTTCCACTCGCTCGGCTCCCGAAAGGCTCTCGGtgcgtttcgtctctctctttctctctcctcctgccttacCCCACGCCCCCTTTCTGTCTGTTCatatatcggtctgtctgtctcccctccccccctctctctctctccctgtttctccttctctttctcactctctccctctcccccaggggCACACAAGCCAAGCCACTTCCCAACGTTTGGCCTCTTCCTCCGCCCGTAGCCCCGGGAGGCGCTGGCGTTTAGGAAGTACCGGCGCCTCAGTCAGGGCGGGAGGCGGACTCAGGAGCTGCGGGGGGCGGATGTGCATTTCGGAGTGCATAAGTTGCAAGGTTTTAGGCCGAAGGAAGGAAAACGACTTCTAAATACAAGAGTAAGTCGGTGTGCAATTAAGGGGTAACGGATGGAAAAGGAACGAAAAGGGTCCAGTTTTTGTGGGTTGAGCTTGTGACCCATTTGGGGAAGGGATCGGGGTAGCGTTCTGGAGGCGTAGCCCTGGGACGTCACTCCCCACCGGGCAGTCGCCTCGAGCACTTTTTCACTGTTCATTAATACAATGATTTTACTtacatttaatgtatatatatatatatatatatatatatatatatatatatatatatatatatatatatatatatatatatatatatatgtgtgtgtgtgtgtgtgtgtgtgtgtgtgtgtgtgtgtgtgtgtgtgtgtgtgtgtgtgtgtatgtatataaatatatatatatatatatatatatatatatatatatatatatatatatatatatatatatatatatatatatatatatatatatatatatatatatatatatatatatatatatatatatatatatcagtgtgtgtgtgtgtgtgtgtgtgtgtgtgtgtgtgtgtgtgtgtgtgtgtgtgtgtgtgtgtgtgtgtgtgtgtgtgtatgggtgtgtgtgtgtgtatatatatatatatatatatatatatatatatatatgcatatatatatatatatatatatatatatacacatacatatatatatatagatatacatatatatatatatatagatatatatatatatttatatatatatatatatatatatatatatgtatatatgtacatatatgtatatatatatatatatatgtatatatatatatgtatgtatatatatatatatatatatatatatatatatatataaatatatatatatatatatatacatatatatacatatatatatacatacacacacctatatatatatatatatatatatatagatacacatatatatatatatatatatatatatacatacatatatatatatatatatatatatatatgcacacacacacacacacacacacacacacatatatatatatatatatatttatatatatatatatatatatatatatatatatatgtatatatatgtatatatatgtatgtatatatatgtatgtatatatatatatatatatatatgtatgtatatatatatgtttgtatagatatatttatatatatacatatatgtgtatatatatacatatatgtatatatatttgtttgtatatatatatatatatatatatatatatatatatatatatatatatatatatatatatatatatgtgtgtgtgtgtgtgtgtgtgtgtgtgtgtgtgtgtgtgtgtgtgtgtgtgtgtgtgtgtgtgtgtgtgtatatatatatatatatatatatatacacatatatatacatatatatatatatatatatatatatatatatatatatatatatatatatatatgtatatatatatataaataaatatatatatatatatatatgtatgtatatgtatatatatatatatatatatatatatacatatatatacatatatatgtatgtatatatatatatatatatatatatatatatatatatatatatatatatgtatgtatatgtaggtatatatatatatatatatatatatatatatatatatatacacacacacatatacatatatatatacatatatatatatatatatatatatatatatatatatatatatatatatgtatatataaacacatacatatatatatatatatatatatatatatatatatatatatatatatatgcatatatatatatatatatatatatatatatatatatatatatatatatatatatatatatatatatatatatatatatatatatatatatatatacatacatatacatacatatatatatatatatatatatatatatatatatatatatatatatatatgtgtatatatatatatacatacatatatatatatatatatatatatatatatatatatatatatatatatatgtatatgtatttatatatgtatgtatatataggtatgtatatatatgtatgtatatatgtatatatatattatacatatatacatacatatatatacatacctatatatacatacatatatacatacatatacatatatgtatgtatgtatatgtatatctatctatctatctatctatctatctatctatatatatatatatatatatatatatatatatatatatatatatatatatatatatatatatatatatatatatatatatatatatatatatataaattatatatatatacacacacacacacacacacacacacacacacacacacacacacacacacacacacatatatatatatatatatatatatatatatatatatatatatatatatatatgcataaattgatacacacacacacacacacacacacacacacacacacacacacacacacacacatacacacacatatgtatatacatatatatatatatatatatatatatatatatatatgtatatgtatatatatatatatctatatatatatatatatatatatatatatatatatttatatatgtatatatatatgtatatataaatatatatatatacatatatatatatatatatatatatatatatacatatatatatatatatatatatatatatatatatatatatatatatatatatatatatatatatataaatatatatatatatatatatatatatatatacatatatatatatatatatatatatatatatatatatatatatatatatatatatatatatatatatatatatatatatatatatatatagacaaacatatatatatatatatatatatatataaatatatatatatatatatatatatatatatatatataaatatatatacatgcatatatatatatatatatatacatacatatgaaaatgaaactagccacaatgagaattgagaataagcgtgacgtttcgaactcttctcgagttcctcatcagacaaaaaaccgaaatggatactaggagagaatttaggCAAGTGATgtggattctttatttacaaatgtcccgcttgatgacgtgctagattttcttgaaaggaaactttcttcgtttcatcagaggatccctattccggtcaattactttatcgatctcattcgtttgtgtgttactaataatgtctttacttttgacggcgattgttataagcaaatacatggtatcgcgatgggaagtagccttagcccggttttagctaatttatacaTGGACATGTTTGAATATGagttacttccgtcaatcctcctgccggacacgatttggtttcgctatgttgatgacattttttctatgtggcaaatgaaccgttcagatttcgatgattttctcaatagactaaataacctcgctcgtaccattaactttaaagtagaatgggaagactcaggtaaattaccttttctcgacgttcttttgtccaatgtgaatggctcgcttaaattttcagtttatcgtaagctcacccacaccgctaattatcttcattttttctcgaatcacctgctttacattaagaagtcagttgtcacgtcaatgttcctgagggcttataggatttgcgataacgaattcatcgatcgtgagcttgacattattttcgacacattttcaaaattaggatatcctcgttttttcttaaatcaggcacattcatccgcgaaatggaaattttataataattcccgcaacatgcaacaagaaagtgccaaaaatcttttaatcattccGTACAACCCGtcgctcgatgaaaaacgccgtatgtttaaaggcattgacatcgtttttacttacccgaacacgttgcgcaatactttgattagacataatataactagcagtgctattgagacctctcctggtatttacacgattccttgcaaggattgcccgaaattttacataggcgaaaccggtagaacttttgaaaaaagaattaatgaacatagacgtgatgtcagatacgccagagaatctaatgcttgttttattcatttacgcgacgaagggcatcagttaaattggaaagacgccaagctaattcatagatcgtcaaactcgtatgaaaggaaaataattgaagcccttttaattagaaaattgcctaactttaatttcagtgctggtcaatggggattagatgatattacctcatcacttgttagcaaagccttccccagactcttcgaccttgaccctccccctgagacctgattcagatcttgttcatcctgcctctctatcactatataaacttgcctaaattctctcctagtatccatttcggttttttgtctgatgaggaactcgagaagagttcgaaacgtcacgcttattctcaattctcattgtggctagtttcattttcatttttgtgttcatgtgattgtgtttgtgcttgtgttcatacatacatatacatatgcatatatatatatatatatatatatatatatatatatatatatatatatatgcatatatatatatatatatatatatatatatatatatatatatatatgtatatatatatatgtatatatatatgtatatatatgtatgtatatatatatctgtatgtatgtatatatatatctgtatgtatgtatatatatatatatatatacatatatatatatatatatatatatatatatatatatatatatatatatgtatatatatgtatatatatgtatatatatgtatatatatgtatatatatgtatgtatatatgtatgtatgtatatatatatatatatatatatatatatatatatatatatatatatatatctatatatatatatatgtatatgtatatatatatatatatatatatatatatatatatatatatatatatttatctatctatctatctatcaatctatctatctatctatctatctatctatatatatatatatatatatatatatatatatatatatatatatgattatatatatatatacatatacatatatacatatacatatatatatatatatatatatatatatatatatatatatatatatatatatatatgcataaattcatacacaacacacacacacacacacagacacacagacacacacacacacacacacacacacacacacacacacacacacacacacacacatatatatatatatatataaatatatatatatatatatatatatatatatgtatgtacatacatacatatatatgtatatataaatatatatatatacatatacatatataaatatatatatatatatatatatatatacatatacatatatatatatatatatatatatatatatatatatatatatatatatatatgcataaattcatatatgaaatTGTAAGGTATCACAAAATGCTTCGTTTTGTGTTTTGCATTGCATTTAGACTGGTTATGCTTACCCCATTACCCATCAACAGTATCGGTAAACTCTGATATGAAGACAAAGATCAACTGCCCTGCAACATCAGTTAACAGGATTAGATTCGTTATCCTGCAGCTGCTGATGTCTCACTGTCGCTGTCTGCCGCACGGCGCCTAACCAGACGTCTGCACTCAAAGATACTTGCCTCGGGGTTCCTCTCCTCATAATCAAATCAAGTGAAGCCTGCCAGGTCAACTTGAGTCATACCTGGGGAtcggtgtgcgtgcatgcatacgaAACCATTATGTTTACTACACTGTCTGTTTGCCACTTAATGTATGCTAAAGATCGCACAGAAAGGCAGAATGTAAATTCATGTCGCAGTGATCAGTTTGCTTTAGTAATGGTTTGTACAGTAACTGCATTGCAGCTGAAATTTACGAGTTATTGTCAGCAGCAAACAAAATAGAGCAGTTTGTGCAGAGACACTTAATGTCCTTCCGCACTGCTTCGTAAAAAATGGCAGACTTTGCAGATTTAAAAAGTTGTGTGTAGATTTCTTTCGACCGGCATACTTATTGCTTATTGCTTCGTGT
It encodes:
- the LOC113830139 gene encoding uncharacterized protein, with amino-acid sequence MTSSSAAAAGGVRGLRYPVGRQVHTYLFPVIERSTHEGWATISMLVHGADSVIRSRRRQLREDRPSLRRISLWAVGGCLLLRAFVDRRKNNSEATTWPREQLRRQQQKQDRPSLQASGAPGGGGGGGEGGAGGGMLGLAR